TCATTCATAGGAATCCACAAAACTTTTTCTAAATCTTGTATTTGATTTTCAACAACAACAATTCCTTCACTTTCTAATAATTGCTGCATTAAGTTAGTACCGTCAAAATGATGTTTTCCTGTTAGTAATCCTTTTCTATTTACAACTCTATGTGCAGGAATGTCTTCTAAATTATGAGCTTTATTCATTGCCCAACCTACCATTCTTGCAGATCTTGCTGCACCTAAATAGGTTGCAATAGCTCCATAACTGGTAACTCTTCCGTAAGGAATTAAGCGTGTTACTTTATAAACTTTATCAAAAAAATTATCAGATTCTTTCACGAAGTGAAGATAGGAAATATTCGAATTATAAGATGATATTCTAAAAGAACCTTTCAATTGTTCTCAAGTAAACAATTTTCAATTACTATAAACCTTAACCTTTAACTGCC
The window above is part of the Polaribacter sp. SA4-12 genome. Proteins encoded here:
- a CDS encoding MGMT family protein, yielding MKESDNFFDKVYKVTRLIPYGRVTSYGAIATYLGAARSARMVGWAMNKAHNLEDIPAHRVVNRKGLLTGKHHFDGTNLMQQLLESEGIVVVENQIQDLEKVLWIPMNELPSIY